One Miscanthus floridulus cultivar M001 chromosome 11, ASM1932011v1, whole genome shotgun sequence DNA window includes the following coding sequences:
- the LOC136492600 gene encoding probable glucuronosyltransferase Os04g0650300 produces the protein MKLPLLRPLWPGLGPAAGPADAAPEPAKPSLPAAWLLLHALFCATSMAVGFRFSRLIVYLLFLPTPPINPAAHLVSLVSPPAVVLAGANATAMATITTTTTTTTTVTTTTTVAAEIGAHPQQQQQHHHHGPVFVGRHPIRVRAWPHPDPTELLKAHRILAAVQNAQRSTKHRGAGPARPVIAVTPTTTSALQVPSLTSLAHTLRLVDAQLVWIVVEPGHRTDAVAAVLSRSNLDFLHITGPGDSTASLRLHALREIRTKRMDGIVVFADENSILRTELFDEAQKVTTVGSVPVGILGEDDGTSESFLQAPSCDAEGNLVGYRVSEETVLPANRSDMLMSSRLEWAGFVVNARALWEDTKERPVWVRDLSAIDDADARAASPLALVTDAGRVEPLASCAQAALAWSLRSDSLHDVKFPHEWKIDPPLLSTGARQQTVQPETQPMQTTIASTEDQH, from the exons ATGAAGCTCCCGCTGCTTCGGCCACTGTGGCCGGGCCTGGGACCCGCGGCGGGGCCGGCCGACGCGgcgccggagccggccaagccgtCGCTGCCGGCCGCGTGGCTGCTGCTGCACGCGCTCTTCTGCGCCACCTCCATGGCCGTCGGCTTCCGCTTCTCCCGCCTTATCGTCTACCTCCTCTTCCTGCCCACCCCGCCCATCAACCCCGCCGCGCACCTCGTCTCGCTCGTGTCCCCGCCCGCCGTCGTGCTCGCGGGGGCCAACGCCACTGCCATGGCCacgatcaccaccaccaccaccacgacaacaaccgtcaccaccaccaccaccgtggcCGCCGAGATCGGCGCCcacccgcagcagcagcagcagcaccaccaccacggcCCCGTCTTCGTCGGCCGCCACCCGATCCGCGTTCGCGCCTGGCCCCATCCGGACCCCACCGAGCTCCTCAAGGCGCACCGCATCCTCGCCGCCGTCCAGAACGCGCAGCGCAGCACCAAGCACCGCGGCGCGGGACCCGCCAGGCCTGTCATTGCCGTCACCCCGACCACCACCTCCGCGCTCCAGGTGCCATCGCTGACGTCTCTGGCGCACACCCTCCGCCTCGTCGACGCCCAGCTCGTGTGGATCGTCGTCGAGCCGGGGCACCGCACAGACGCCGTGGCCGCGGTGCTCTCCCGCTCCAACCTCGATTTCCTCCACATCACCGGCCCTGGCGACTCCACCGCGAGCCTGCGATTGCACGCCCTCAG GGAAATTCGGACGAAGCGGATGGACGGCATCGTGGTGTTCGCCGACGAGAACAGCATCCTCCGCACGGAGCTGTTCGACGAGGCGCAGAAGGTGACCACCGTGGGCTCCGTGCCTGTCGGCATCCTGGGCGAGGACGACGGCACCAGCGAGTCCTTCCTCCAGGCGCCGTCGTGCGACGCGGAGGGGAACCTGGTGGGCTACCGCGTCTCGGAGGAGACCGTGCTGCCGGCGAACCGGAGCGACATGCTGATGTCCAGCAGGCTGGAGTGGGCCGGCTTCGTGGTGAACGCGCGGGCGCTGTGGGAGGACACCAAGGAGCGACCGGTGTGGGTGCGCGATCTCAGCGCCATCGACGATGCCGACGCTCGTGCCGCCAGCCCTCTCGCGCTCGTCACCGACGCCGGCCGCGTCGAGCCGCTCGCCAGCTGCGCCCAGGCGGCTCTCGCGTGGTCTCTGCGTTCCGACAGTCTCCACGACGTCAAATTCCCACACGA ATGGAAAATCGATCCTCCACTGCTGAGTACCGGTGCCCGTCAGCAAACTGTTCAACCAGAGACGCAACCGATGCAAACTACTATAGCAAGCACTGAAGACCAGCACTAG